From Malaya genurostris strain Urasoe2022 chromosome 2, Malgen_1.1, whole genome shotgun sequence:
tcattaaatgttttgaatgtCAATCTCATAGTCACTTGCTACTAGTAACAACCAATTTCCTCGACACTACGATATAATAAACAATACCTTGAGAGTGGAATAGTCATTGTAACGCAATGAATCGGAGCGAGGGCCTTGTCCGACGTGTAAAAGCTCGCGACACCGAATCGAATAATGGTGGTGGCTCGTCATCCAGCAATAATTATGATCAAGAAGGCAGAAACGATATTGAGGAGGAGCTGGATGATTGCGATTCGAAGGAAACACGGCTCACCCTAATGGAGGAAGTACTACTGCTCGGTCTCAAAGATAAGGAGGTACATGGTTTCGTGTATgtgtggtgtttttttttattgttgctgGTAGACACTCGTAGAATATCCAGATGAAAAATATGAAGCATATTAGAAATAATATCGCTTCTGAAAGATAAATAGCATAAGGACAATGCATAAACAATTCAAGTAAATTATGATAATGGATTTCCGATGTTTCACAACGGTTGTGTAAATAAGAACATTGCGATGTGTTAAATCCAGTTGAATGACACGTTTCATTATGACATAATTACCtacaaacttttgtgttgaacgGGACTAGTTATAAAGATAGACATTGACTTTTTGTTTCGGAGTTTTTATTTCCTACCAACTTATCTTTTATCGGCAAATATTACAAACAAACAACACGTATTTAcactcaaaaataaaaaagtcagttttgctgattttcgtCCAACTGTCTGAACTTCACGATTTATAAGGGCTTTTGAATTTTGGCATTCTTTCTCGATGATGTTTCGTTTGTTAATTCATTTATCgatagcagttttcaaaaatatgCACGTCCTAAAAGTAACCTTTTTGCgtgaatataaaaattttaattctaAGTGAACTACATttacatttaacatttttatatttacgCAAAGGAGTGACTTTTTTCTCAGTCACATTTCCCGTAAACCTTTCAGCATAGATTGAAAGATAACTGTTCGGACGTGCACCCTATGTTCCTAATTGTAGACATTAGTAGGGTAGTAGCAAGTTTGAATATTAGATTTTATTAGGAATTTTCATGATAATGTAATCTTTTCTAAGTAATTATTGCTTTTCAACATGTTAATAGTTATGATAatcggttatttttttttataaagggATATACATCCTTCTGGAATGATTGCATATCTAGCGGTTTGCGAGGATGCATCCTTATAGAGTTGGGCTTGCGTGGTCGGGTAGAACTCGAACGAGCCGGTATGCGGCGAAAGGGACTTTGCACACGGAAAATAATCCTTAAATCGGATACACCAACTGGAGATGTTCTACTGGACGAGGCGTTAAAGCACATTAAAGAAACTGAACCACCGGAAACCATACAGAGCTGGATCGAATATCTGAGTGGTAAGTAGCTAAGTAAATTATGCACGGAAGTAATGAAACAATGGATGTCATTTTAGGGGAAACGTGGAATCCTCTCAAGTTACGCTATCAACTAAAAAATGTACGCGAACGTCTTGCCAAGAATCTTGTAGAGAAGGGTGTTCTGACAACTGAGAAACAAAACTTCCTCCTTTTCGATATGACGACGCATCCATTGAACGACAATGTAATCAAGTGCCGTCTAGTGAAAAAGGTAAGCGAATCGTCGAATCGCATAACGAGCCAGATAAGATGATCAAATATAATAATTACTAGATTCAGGATTCCGTGCTAACCAAATGGGTGAACGATCCACAGCGCATCGACAAGCGAATGTTGGCTCTCATCCTACTGGCACACGCAAGTGATGTACTGGAGAATGCGTTTGCCCCACTAAACGACGATGATTACGAGCTGGCGATGCGACGTGTGCGAGAACTGCTAGACCTGGACTTCGAAGCGGAAGCTGCTAAATCCAACAGTAATGAAGTAATTTGGGCTGTATTCGCTGCGTTCACGAAGTAAACAAACTTCGACGGGTGATGGTTGCCGTGTGGAGAAGAACACAGAACAGATAGCATGCTAGAAAGACGAAAGTTTCGGTTTGCATCGAAGTCCGGACACAATAAAACAAACAGCAACCTTTCTTATCCTAAACTTGACCTTGCATTCCTTTCAATTCCTTATCCCTTTGCAGTCAACCTTATCCCATACAAAATCCATACTGAAAATTACAGTAAGACATATGCGGAGGAACCAAGATAGTAGCACTAGTAATACATTAattg
This genomic window contains:
- the LOC131427809 gene encoding Golgi phosphoprotein 3 homolog sauron, which encodes MNRSEGLVRRVKARDTESNNGGGSSSSNNYDQEGRNDIEEELDDCDSKETRLTLMEEVLLLGLKDKEGYTSFWNDCISSGLRGCILIELGLRGRVELERAGMRRKGLCTRKIILKSDTPTGDVLLDEALKHIKETEPPETIQSWIEYLSGETWNPLKLRYQLKNVRERLAKNLVEKGVLTTEKQNFLLFDMTTHPLNDNVIKCRLVKKIQDSVLTKWVNDPQRIDKRMLALILLAHASDVLENAFAPLNDDDYELAMRRVRELLDLDFEAEAAKSNSNEVIWAVFAAFTK